The region ACCGCCACGACGGCAGCCAGCAGCAACCGGACGGGCCAGCCAATGACCGAGCGTCCAGGTGTCAGGTCACGGCTGCGGGGGAGCGCAGGCGACGGCAGGTCCGCCATGGCGGGAGTGTAGGCCGAACGGCCGCGCACCATGGAGCCACAACGCGCTCCTCGCACCCCGAACTCTCGCATTATGGAGCCACAACGCGCTTTTCAGGCCTCCGAGGTGGCGTTATGGCTCCATAACGCACAGTTCGGGAGGTCAGTGGACCTGGGCCGCGAGGTGGGCTGCGGAGGTGCGGCGGTTGCGGACGGACAGGTTCCAGCCGTCCCCGGCGCGCTGCGTCACCAGTTCCACCGCGGACGGCAGCAACAACGGCTTGCGGAACAGCACCTCGTACGTCGCCGCGTCCGGGACCCGGCCCTGCAGCGACGCGACCGCACGGGCCGCCGTCCACATCCCGTGTGCAATGGCCCGCGGGAAGCCGAAGGCCCTGGCCGTCAACGGGTTCAGATGGATCGGGTTCACGTCCCCGCTGACCGCGGCGTACCGGCGGCCGGTGTCCTTCTCCACCCGCCAGACCGCGGATGCCGGTCCGTCCACGTCGGACACCTCGGGCATCTCCCCGGCGAGCCCGGTGGGTGCGGACGCGCCGCGGGCCAGGTACGTGCTCCGCCCGTCCCAAACCGGTTCACCGGCCACGGAGACGGCCGCGACCAGGTCCACCTGCGCGCCCTTGGGATGAGCGGCGAACCGCTCCGCCCTCACCCGGACGTCGAGCCGCTCGCCGGCCCGGATCGCCCGGTGCGCGGTGATCCGGTTCCCGACGTGCACGAGCCCGGGCAGCGGCAGCGGGAACGCGCGGTCCGCCATCAGCTCGACCTGCAGCGGGAACGCGAGGACGTGCGGGTAGGTCAGCGGCAGGGTGTCGGTGAGCGCGAACCCGCAGACCCGCGCGTAGTCCGCGAGATGCCCGAGATCGACGGCGAGACCCTCGCGGGCGATCTCCCGGTCCGGCAGCGTCTTCCCGCGGCCGGGGAGCACCGCCCCGACCGCGGCCTTCGCGTACAGGGCTCCCAGAGCCATCACGCCCCCAGGATCGACTGGCCGCACACGCGCACGACCTGCCCGTTCACGCCGCCGCTCGAGGACTGCCCGAGCCAGCCGATCGTCTCCGCCACGTCGACCGGCAGGCCGCCCTGGCGGAGGCTGTTGACCCGGCGCCCGGCCTCCCGGGTGCCGAGCGGCATCTTCTGGGTCATCTCGGTCTCGATGAACCCCGGCGCGACGGCGTTGATCGTGGCCCCGCGCTCGGCGAACCTGGGCGCGTACGCCCGCACCATGCCGATGATCCCGGCCTTGGACGCCGCATAGTTCGTCTGCCCGCGGTTGCCCGCGATCCCGCTCTGCGACGAGACGCAGACGATCCGGCCGGCCTCGTGCAGCGCCGTCTCGTCGGCGAGCAGCGCATCGTTGATCCGCAGCTGGGCGGCCAGGTTGACGGCCAGGACCGAGTCCCAGCGCCCCGCGTCCATGTTGGCCAGCAGCTTGTCCCGGGTGATCCCGGCGTTGTGCACCACCAGGTCCACGCCGCCGTGCCGCTCGCGCAGGTGCCCGAGGAGCCGCTCGGGCGCGTCGGCGGCGGTGATGTCCAGCTGTAGCGCGACACCCGCGGTGCGGTTGGCGACCTTCGCCAGGTTCTCCCCGCCCCCGGGATGTCGACGGCGACGATCGACGCCCCGTCCCGCGCCAGGGTGTCCGCGATGGCCGCGCCGATCCCGCGCGCGGCGCCGGTTACGACGGCGACCCGCCCGGCGAGCGGCCGGTCCGGGTCGATCGGGTCGTCCATCCCGACCGGGTCCTGCGGCGTCCCCACCGGCACCCCGACGTGCACGACCTGCCCGTCGACGTACGCGGAGCGCGCGGACAGGAAGAACCGCACCGAGCTGTCGACGGCGGCGGGCAGCGCGTCCGCAGCGACGACCAGTAGGTTCGCGGTCGCACCCGCCCGCAGCTCCTTGCCGATCGAGCGGACCAGCCCGTCGAGGGCCTGGGCGACGGCGGCAGCTTCCCCCGTCGACGCTTCGGACGGCTCGGGCCCGAGCACGAGCAGCCGGCCCGACGGCGCGATCTTCCGCACCGCCGGCGTCAGGATCTGCTGGGCCGCGGCGAGGTCGGCGAGGGACGCGGCGGCCGTCAGGTCGAGGACGACGGCGGCGAGCTTCTCCTCGCCGGCGCTCTCGACGACGCCCTGCCCGGACTCCTCGACGAGCGCGGCGATCGGCTTCGCGAACCGGCCCGCGCCCACGCCGGTGACCAACGCGGGGCCCGGGAGCAGGGGTTGGCCGGGCTCGTGGCGGCGGAGCACGGGAACCCGCGGCACGCCGAGCCGGCCGGCGATGCCGGTGTTGGAGAAGTCCCGCAGACGGTCGTTGCTCATCTCTCCTCCACCGAAAAGATCATGTCGTCGGTCCTCACTTCGCAGCCTCCAGGATCGCGACGACGCCCTGCCCGCCCGCGGCGCAGATCGAGATGAGCCCCCGCCCGGAGCCCTTCTCGTGCAGGGCCTTCGCCAGCGACGCGACGATCCGTCCGCCCGTCGCGGCGAAGGGGTGCCCCGCGGCGAGCGAGGAGCCGTTGACGTTGAGCCTGCTGCGGTCGATCGAGCCGAGCGGGCTGTCCAGCCCGAGCCGCTCCTTGCTGAACGCCGGGTCCTCCCAGGCCTTCAACGTGGCGAGCACGGTGGACGCGAAGGCCTCGTGGATCTCGTAGAAGTCGAAGTCCTGCAAGGTGAGCCCGTTGCGCTCGAGCAGCCGCGGGACGGCGTGGACGGGCGCGGTGAGCAGCCCGTCCCGGCCGTGCACGTAGTCCACGGCGGCGGTCTCGGCGTCCACGAAGTGCGCCAGGACCGGGAGCTTGTGCTCGGCGGCCCACTCGTCCGAACCGAGCAGGACCAGCGCGGAGCCGTCCGTGAGCGGGGTCGAGTTCCCGGCCGTCATCGTCACGTCCTCGCCGCGGCCGAACACGGGCTTCAGCTTCGCGAGCTTCTCGACGCTGCTGTCCGGGCGCAGGTTGTCGTCCCGCGTGAGCCCCAGGTACGGCGTGACGAGGTCGTCGAAGAAGCCGCGGTCGTAAGCGGCGGCGAGGTGCCGGTGGCTGGCGGCGGCCAGCTCGTCCTGCGCCTCGCGAGAGACACCCCACTCCTTCGCGGTGATCGCCGCGTGCTCGCCCATGGACAGGCCGGTGCGCGGCTCGGAGTTCTGCGGGATCTCCGGGACGATCTGGCCGGGGCGCAGCTTGCCCAGCAGCTTCAGCCGGGCGCTCGCGCTCCGGGCGCCGTTGAGCGCCACCAGGATCCGGCGGAGGTCCTCGTTGACGGCGATCGGCGCGTCGCTCGCGGTGTCCACACCCCCCGCGACGCCGCTCTCGATCTGCCCCAGCTTGATCTTGTTGGAGACGGCGATGGCGGCCTCGAGACCGGTGCCGCAGGCCTGCTGGACGTCGTAGGCCGGGGTCGACGGGGCGAGCCGGCTGCCGAGCACGGCCTCGCGGGTGAGGTTGAAGTCCCGGGAGTGCTTGAGCACCGCCCCGGCGACCACCTCACCGAGGCGCTCGCCGGCCAGCCCGTAGCGGGCCACCAGCCCGTCGAGCGTGGCGGTGAGCATGTCGAGGTTCGACGCGCGGGCGTACTTGCCGTTGGCGCGCGCGAAGGGGATCCGGTTGCCCCCGATCACCGCGGCCTGGCGGGTCTGACGAGTCTTCGCGGCCATGAGCCCTTCTCTCCTGTGGGGGTGCCCTGCCTGTCCCGGTGCCCTGTCCTGTCCGGGTGAACAGCATTACCCACGAGTAGCTTGTACCCAAAGTACACGGTACTGTGAGTTTCATGAAGACCGCCCGGGACCGTCGGGACAGCCGGTGGGACACCCACCGGGAGCAGCGGCGTGTCGAGCTGGTCGCCGCCACCATCACCGCGGTCCGCCGGCACGGCGCGGGTGTCGGCATGGACGACATCGCCGCCGAGGCCGGCACCAGCAAGACCGCCGTCTACCGGCACTTCCGCGACCGCACCGGCCTGTACGTGGCCGTGTGCGAGACCGTCGCGAAGGTCCTCGTCGGACAGATCCGCAAGGCCACGGACCGGGAGTTCGGCGCCTCCGGACGCGGGCCCCGCTTCGCCCTCTCCGAAGGTATCGACGCCTACCTGCGACTGATCGAGTCGGACCGTGAGGTCTACCTGTTCGTGGTACACCGGCCGCTCCTCGATCCCGCGGTCCACGCCGCGGACCCCGTGACCGACCTCGTCGCCATGATCGGCGACCACGTCGCCGGCGTGATCGCGAAGCAGTTCCGCCGCAACGGCCACGACGACCCCGCCCGCGCCCGCTCGTGGGGGCACGGCCTCGTCGGCCTGGTCCGCGGTGCCGCGGACGACTGGATCACTCGGCCCGACGGCACCACCCGCGACGAGCTCACCGCCCGTCTCACCGACCTCGCCTGGGCCGGACTCGCCGGCCCGGCACCCTCCCCGGAGGTGACCGCATGACCGCCACACCCTCAGTAGAAGCACTCCGCACCGTTCTCGACGGCCGCTGGGCGAACGTCCGCGAGGACGTCCGATCCCGGATGGGCCTGTTCCGGCCCGCGAACCCGGACCTGAGCACCGAGGAGTACCGCGCCCGCGTCCTCGAGCTCGTCGAGGAGCTCGCGAAGACCGGGCACCCGCACACCGGGTTCGCCGAGGAGTACGGCGGCAAGGGCGACGTCGGCGGGGTCGTCGTCGCCTTCCAGGCCCTCGGCTACGGCGACCTGTCCCTCCTGGTCAAGGCGGGCGTGCAGTGGGGCCTGTTCGGTGGCGCCGTGCAGGTCCTCGGCACCAAGCGTCACCATGACGAGTACCTGCGCCGGATCATGGACGGCGAGCTGCTCGGCTGCTTCGCGATGACCGAGACCGGCCACGGGTCGGACGTCCAGCACCTGCGTACGACCGCGACCTACGACCCGTCGACGCGCGAGTTCGTGATCGACACTCCGGAGCCCGGGGCGCGCAAGGACTACATCGGCAACGCCGCGCGGGACGGGCGGATGGCCGTCGTGTTCGCACAGCTGGTCACCGAGGGCACCTCGCACGGCGTGCACGCGTTCCTGACTCCGATCCGGGACGACGAGGGCAAGGCCGTGCCCGGTGTCGAGATCTCCGACTGCGGGCAGAAGGCCGGGCTGAACGGCGTCGACAACGGCCGCCTCACGTTCGACCACGTGCGCGTGCCGCGGGAGGCGCTGCTCAACCGGTTCGCGGATGTGGCCGAGGACGGCACCTACTCGAGCTCGATCGAGAACGAGAACCGCCGGTTCTTCACGATGCTCGGCACCCTGGTCCGCGGCCGGATCAGCGTCGCGGGCGGCGCCGGCAGCGCCGCCCAGAAGGCGCTGGCCATCGCGATCCGCTACGGCGAGAAGCGCAGGCAGTTCAGCGACCCGGCCTCCGGTGAGGAGGTGGTGGTCCTGGACTACCGCGCCCACCAGCGCAAGCTGCTCCCGACGCTCGCCACGACCTACGCCCTGCAGTTCGCCCAGGACGATCTGGTGGCCGAGATGCACCGGCTGCAGTCGCCCGGCGCCCCGGAGGACGAGGCCGCACAGCGCGAGCTGGAGAACCGCGCGGCCGGGCTCAAGGCCGTGGGGACCTGGCACGCGACGGCCACGATCCAGGCCTGCCGCGAGGCCTGCGGCGGGGCGGGCTACCTGTCCGAGAACCTGATCCCGCAGCTCAAGGCGGACACGGACGTCTTCACGACGTTCGAGGGTGACAACACCGTGCTTCTGCAGCTCGTCGGCAAGGGGCTCCTCGGGGACTACAGCAAGCGGGTCGGGAAGCTCGGCCCGCTCGGCATCGCCCGGTTCGCCGGGGAGCAGGTGCTGGCGTCGGTGACCGAGCGGACCGGCGCCAACAAGCTCCCGAGCAGGCTGCCCGGGCGTGGCTTCGCGCCGCGGGACCGCGCGCAGCAGCGGAAGCTGATCACGGACCGCGCCGAGCACCTGCTCGCCGGCCTCGCCCGCCGGATGCGGCCCGCGCTGAAGAAGGGCGCGGACCAGTTCGGGATCTTCAACGCCGCCCAGGACCACATGCTCGCCGCGGCCCGCGCGCACGTCGACGCGCTGGTGTTCGAGTCCTTCGTGGACGCGATCGGGCGCGTGACGGACCCGGCGGTGCGGGCGCTGCTCGAGACGATCTGCGACCTGCACGCGCTCGCGGTGATCGAGCGGGACCGGGCGTGGTTCCTGGAGCACGGGCGGCTCACCGCCGCCGAGAGCCGGGCCGTCACGGGCGCCGTCAACGACCTCTGCGCGGAGCTGCGGCCGCACGCCCGGCTCCTGGTCGACGCCTTCGGGATCCCGGAGGGCTGGCTCGCCTGCCCGATCCTGGCGGACGAGAGTGCCACGGAGGCCGACTCCGAGCCCGTCCCGTCCATGGTGGGCTGACGCCCCTGTGCGCGGAAATCGTTGCCAGGGCGACGGTTTCCGCGCACGAGCGGCCGTTCGCGAGCCGGTAGATCGGTGCGGTGTCCATGCCCACCACGACTCCATACCCCCAGCCGGTATTTCTGGCCTATCGTCGGACCGTGGCCGTCGTCAGACCCGTGACCGATCTCCGCGCGGTGCGCGCCGTCCTGTTCGACATGGACGGGACACTCGTGAACTCCGACGCCGCCGTGGAACGGGCGTGGCGCACCTGGGCGGGCGAGTACGGCGTCGATCCGGAGCGGGTGATCCGCGTCGGGCACGGCCGGCCGTCGTGGGACACGATCCGCGAGGTCTGCCCGGACCTCGACGACGCGGAGAACGCCCGCGCGGGGGTGCGCCAGCTCGAGCTGCAGTACACCGATCTTGCCGACGTCGTCGCGACGGCGGGCACGCACCGCCTCCTCGCGACGCTGACGCTCCCCTGGGCGATCGTCACCAGCGCCGACCGGAGGTTGACGGCCGCGCGTCTCGGCGCCGCAGGGATCACGCCGCCGAAGGTGGTGATCACCAGCGAGGACGTCGTGCGGGGCAAGCCCGATCCGGACGGCTACCTGCAGGCGGCGGCCGCGCTGGGCGTCCCGCCGGAGGCGTGCCTGGTCGTCGAGGACGCGGACGCGGGGCTCGCCGCCGCCCGGGCCGCGGGTGCGCGGACCGCCGCACTGCGGGGCCTCGCCGGCGACGTCCCGATCAAGACGCTCGACGACCTCGTCCCCCTGCTCACCCGCCGGGTCGGTCCCGGGCGACGATCTCGGGCACCCGGTCGTTGATCCAGCCGATCAGGCCCGCGAGGTGTTCGGTGAGCCCCCGGCCCAGCTCGGTGAGGCTGTAGGTCACCTGCGGCGGCGCGGTGGCGGCGACGACCCGGTTCACGAAGCCGTCGGACTCGAGCGTCCGGAGCGTCTGCGCCAGCATCTTCTCGCTGACCCCGCCGACCTCCCGGCGCAGCGCGCTGAAGCGCAGCTCGTTCCGCGACAGTGCGACGAGCACGAGCACCGCCCACTTGGACGTCACGTGGTCCAGGACGGCGCGCGCCGGGCAGTTCTTGTCGAACGCGTCACCCGGGCCGGGCCACCTGACCGCCTCCACCTGCGCGCTCACGTCTGCTCCGTGTCCTTACCGAAAGGTACGTACTTACCAGAAGTGAGTACATCACCGTAGCGTCGCAAGCGCAACGAACCGAGGAGAGGAACACAGAGATGATCGTGGTGACCGGCGTGACCGGCAATCTCGGGCGCGTCGTCGTCGAGGACCTGCTGACCAGGGTCCCCGCCGACCAGCTCGCCGCCGTGGCACGCACTCCGGAGAAGGCCGCGGACCTGACGGAGCGCGGCGTCGACGTCCGCGCCGGGGACTACGACGACCCGGCGAGCCTCGAGGCCGCGTTCGCGGGTGCGGACGTCGTCCTACTCGTCTCGTCGCCGGACGTCACCCCGGGCACCCGGGCCCGGCAGCACGGGAACGCCATCACCGCGGCGAAGGCCGCCGGCATCGGGCGGATCGTCTACACGAGCGCGATCAAGGCGGACAGCGGTCCGGGTTTCCTCGCCGACCACGCCGCGACGGAGGCGCTGCTGCGGGAGTCCGGGCTCACCAGCACGGTGCTCCGCAACAGCTTCTACTCCGACTTCTTCGTCAACCCGGGAGTGGTGAAGGCGGCGGTCGACGCCGGCGAGGTGACCTCCGCGGACGACGGAAAGGCCCTCAACACCGCGACGATCAGGGACTTCGGGCTCGCCGCCTCCGCCGTGCTGACGGGCGGCGGCCACGACGACGCGGTCTACGAGCTGCGGGGCCCGCTGTGGACCTACGACGAGCTCGCCGCCACGATCTCCGAGGAGTCCGGGGCGACGGTCGTGCACCGGGAGATCCCGCTCGCCGAGGCCGGCGAGGGCGCGTTCGTCGCACAGCTCGTCGGCGACGGGTTCTTCGCCGAGCCGTCGGACGACCTGGAGAAGCTGCTCGGCCGCCCCGCGACGGGGATCCGCGAGCTCGTCCGTTCCGCTCTCGCCTGAGGCACCCTCGTGCGCGGAGAACGTCGCCGGAACAACGTTGTCCGCGCACGGGGGTCGGGCTCACGTGGCGAGGTCGGCGTGCTCCACCCGGAGGTCCTTCTTGAGGATCTTGCCGCTGGGGTTCTTCGGCAGGGACTCCGCGAACACGACGTACTTGGGCCGCTTGTACCCGGCGAGCACCTCGCGCGCATGCGCGTCGACCTGTTCCTTCGTCAGGGTGACGCCCTGCTTCGGCACGACGACCGCGGTCACGGCCTCGATCCAGTGTGGGTGGCTGATCCCGAACACGGCGACCTCGGCGACCCCGTCGAGCAGGTAGATCGCCTCCTCGACCTCCCGGCTGGCGACGTTCTCACCGCCGGTCTTGATCATGTCCTTCTTGCGGTCGACGACGGACAGGTAGCCGTTCTCGTCGATGATCCCCAGGTCGCCGGAGTGGAACCAGCCGTTCCGGAACGCCGCGGCCGTCTTCTCCTCGTCGCCGAAGTAGCCCAGCGCGGCATGCGGGCTGCGGTGCACGATCTCGCCCACCTCGCCCGGGGGGACCTGCTCGTCGTTGTCGTCGACGACGCGGGTCTCGACGTTCAGCGACGCCCGCCCGGCCGATCCGGCGTGCGGGAGCTGCTCGTGCGGACGCAGGATCGTGGCGAGCGGGGACATCTCGGTCTGCCCGTAGAAGTTCCAGAACTGCACGTCGGGCAGGCGCCGGGACAGCTCGCGGAGCACCTCGACGGGCATCGCGGACGCCCCGTAGTAGCCCTTGCGCAGGCTCGAGAGGTCCCGGGTGTCGAAGTCGGGGTGGCGCAGCAGGGAGATCCACACCGTCGGCGGGCAGAACAGCTTCGTGACCTTCTCCCGCTCGACCGTCGCCAGGAGCGTCGCAGGGTCCGGGCCGGGCAGGATGATGCTGGTCGCGCCCAGATAGACGTCGACGGAGAAGAAGCAGTCCAGCTGCGCGCAGTGGTACATCGGCAGCGTGTGGACCTCGACGTCGTCGACGCTCATGCCGCCGTCGACGGTGCAGGAGACGTACTGCGCGATCAACGACCGGCTCGACAGCATGACGCCCTTGGGCCGGGACTCGGTGCCGGAGGTGTACATCAGCCGGAGCGGGTCGTCGTCGGCCACCAGGACCCGGGGCGACGACGGGTCGCCGGCGTCGATCCAGGAGTCGACGTCCTCCCAGCCGTCCGGGGCACCGCCGCCGGTCAGGGGGATCGAGCCGCGCAGGCCG is a window of Pseudonocardia sp. T1-2H DNA encoding:
- a CDS encoding acetyl-CoA C-acetyltransferase, with the translated sequence MAAKTRQTRQAAVIGGNRIPFARANGKYARASNLDMLTATLDGLVARYGLAGERLGEVVAGAVLKHSRDFNLTREAVLGSRLAPSTPAYDVQQACGTGLEAAIAVSNKIKLGQIESGVAGGVDTASDAPIAVNEDLRRILVALNGARSASARLKLLGKLRPGQIVPEIPQNSEPRTGLSMGEHAAITAKEWGVSREAQDELAAASHRHLAAAYDRGFFDDLVTPYLGLTRDDNLRPDSSVEKLAKLKPVFGRGEDVTMTAGNSTPLTDGSALVLLGSDEWAAEHKLPVLAHFVDAETAAVDYVHGRDGLLTAPVHAVPRLLERNGLTLQDFDFYEIHEAFASTVLATLKAWEDPAFSKERLGLDSPLGSIDRSRLNVNGSSLAAGHPFAATGGRIVASLAKALHEKGSGRGLISICAAGGQGVVAILEAAK
- a CDS encoding NAD(P)H-binding protein: MIVVTGVTGNLGRVVVEDLLTRVPADQLAAVARTPEKAADLTERGVDVRAGDYDDPASLEAAFAGADVVLLVSSPDVTPGTRARQHGNAITAAKAAGIGRIVYTSAIKADSGPGFLADHAATEALLRESGLTSTVLRNSFYSDFFVNPGVVKAAVDAGEVTSADDGKALNTATIRDFGLAASAVLTGGGHDDAVYELRGPLWTYDELAATISEESGATVVHREIPLAEAGEGAFVAQLVGDGFFAEPSDDLEKLLGRPATGIRELVRSALA
- a CDS encoding winged helix-turn-helix transcriptional regulator; its protein translation is MSAQVEAVRWPGPGDAFDKNCPARAVLDHVTSKWAVLVLVALSRNELRFSALRREVGGVSEKMLAQTLRTLESDGFVNRVVAATAPPQVTYSLTELGRGLTEHLAGLIGWINDRVPEIVARDRPGG
- a CDS encoding HAD-IA family hydrolase → MAVVRPVTDLRAVRAVLFDMDGTLVNSDAAVERAWRTWAGEYGVDPERVIRVGHGRPSWDTIREVCPDLDDAENARAGVRQLELQYTDLADVVATAGTHRLLATLTLPWAIVTSADRRLTAARLGAAGITPPKVVITSEDVVRGKPDPDGYLQAAAALGVPPEACLVVEDADAGLAAARAAGARTAALRGLAGDVPIKTLDDLVPLLTRRVGPGRRSRAPGR
- a CDS encoding TetR/AcrR family transcriptional regulator is translated as MKTARDRRDSRWDTHREQRRVELVAATITAVRRHGAGVGMDDIAAEAGTSKTAVYRHFRDRTGLYVAVCETVAKVLVGQIRKATDREFGASGRGPRFALSEGIDAYLRLIESDREVYLFVVHRPLLDPAVHAADPVTDLVAMIGDHVAGVIAKQFRRNGHDDPARARSWGHGLVGLVRGAADDWITRPDGTTRDELTARLTDLAWAGLAGPAPSPEVTA
- a CDS encoding acyl-CoA dehydrogenase family protein, whose product is MTATPSVEALRTVLDGRWANVREDVRSRMGLFRPANPDLSTEEYRARVLELVEELAKTGHPHTGFAEEYGGKGDVGGVVVAFQALGYGDLSLLVKAGVQWGLFGGAVQVLGTKRHHDEYLRRIMDGELLGCFAMTETGHGSDVQHLRTTATYDPSTREFVIDTPEPGARKDYIGNAARDGRMAVVFAQLVTEGTSHGVHAFLTPIRDDEGKAVPGVEISDCGQKAGLNGVDNGRLTFDHVRVPREALLNRFADVAEDGTYSSSIENENRRFFTMLGTLVRGRISVAGGAGSAAQKALAIAIRYGEKRRQFSDPASGEEVVVLDYRAHQRKLLPTLATTYALQFAQDDLVAEMHRLQSPGAPEDEAAQRELENRAAGLKAVGTWHATATIQACREACGGAGYLSENLIPQLKADTDVFTTFEGDNTVLLQLVGKGLLGDYSKRVGKLGPLGIARFAGEQVLASVTERTGANKLPSRLPGRGFAPRDRAQQRKLITDRAEHLLAGLARRMRPALKKGADQFGIFNAAQDHMLAAARAHVDALVFESFVDAIGRVTDPAVRALLETICDLHALAVIERDRAWFLEHGRLTAAESRAVTGAVNDLCAELRPHARLLVDAFGIPEGWLACPILADESATEADSEPVPSMVG
- a CDS encoding MaoC/PaaZ C-terminal domain-containing protein: MALGALYAKAAVGAVLPGRGKTLPDREIAREGLAVDLGHLADYARVCGFALTDTLPLTYPHVLAFPLQVELMADRAFPLPLPGLVHVGNRITAHRAIRAGERLDVRVRAERFAAHPKGAQVDLVAAVSVAGEPVWDGRSTYLARGASAPTGLAGEMPEVSDVDGPASAVWRVEKDTGRRYAAVSGDVNPIHLNPLTARAFGFPRAIAHGMWTAARAVASLQGRVPDAATYEVLFRKPLLLPSAVELVTQRAGDGWNLSVRNRRTSAAHLAAQVH
- a CDS encoding acyl-CoA synthetase; the protein is MSDVVPFTPATAESIARARQHSVGDLLRRTALRYPDKLAVVAGERRVTFAEFDVAVNRCAHALADRGLAKGDRLALLSHNSWQYAVLVFATAKLGVVLVPVNFMLGAEEIAFILGHSGAVGMVAEDALVPTAEKALSGAGLTDGLRGSIPLTGGGAPDGWEDVDSWIDAGDPSSPRVLVADDDPLRLMYTSGTESRPKGVMLSSRSLIAQYVSCTVDGGMSVDDVEVHTLPMYHCAQLDCFFSVDVYLGATSIILPGPDPATLLATVEREKVTKLFCPPTVWISLLRHPDFDTRDLSSLRKGYYGASAMPVEVLRELSRRLPDVQFWNFYGQTEMSPLATILRPHEQLPHAGSAGRASLNVETRVVDDNDEQVPPGEVGEIVHRSPHAALGYFGDEEKTAAAFRNGWFHSGDLGIIDENGYLSVVDRKKDMIKTGGENVASREVEEAIYLLDGVAEVAVFGISHPHWIEAVTAVVVPKQGVTLTKEQVDAHAREVLAGYKRPKYVVFAESLPKNPSGKILKKDLRVEHADLAT